In the Bacteroidota bacterium genome, one interval contains:
- a CDS encoding M1 family metallopeptidase, with product MKLLRYFSIVLAIVVLPLLARAQFTGWDPPEQSRTHATDISHIEMHISFDEPAKKVMGTVLHTLTILPQRGPVDTIVFDENGLNIEKVWLQEGKSKQTAVRFDTADNKLTMRFGHAMPIGQPITIGIQYSGMPKKGMYFMAPDTFYTQRPEQIWTQGEGEDNRYWLPTYDYPNDKTTTEMYVTVRSDQKALSNGHLVGKDKNKDGSVTWHWKEDKPYSTYLIMLGIGHYEVPTDMWRGKEVQYWVYPGWSSEAHRIFGLTPRMLEFFSSKTGFEYAWEKYAQIAIADFTYGGMENVSATTLNDYVMFDKRSGIDFSSEGLIAHELAHQWFGDVVTCRGWLHMWLNESFATYFEGMFRQYQDGQDEFEEEMQGAANAGIGAETSMGKRPIVATNAYSVNTYPRGAATLNMLRHILGDTAWWASIHHYLMVHQFQPVETQDLMRSIEEATGQNMKWFFDEWVFKSGHPIFDVAYTYDDVAHQVHMNVAQTQAHDSLTGIFKTPIDIEFTMPDGTVRQETVRMQDSAQTYTFSVPQKPVMVIFDKGNTIIKELRFHKTADEWVYQLTHARWAIERSQAALNLTPENVGYSAAAFEALRQTTVSDTFWAVRQHALASLARFADSAHDIAPILMEIATEDHRSDLRAQAAMLIPSHAPQQMGEPVLMGLIEHDSSYSVVGSALNALWLYDHSKAYGYALNFLKINSPRDRIRQSAISVLEATKTPESLNELILLINQHDMPKWTRTNLIGAISGMVSVDSGLVYRSLWNLTNNGDNGIRGTAINKLADMGNMMTLHELESQGMTRPEMKATYDAALTKMRKRLGESQ from the coding sequence ATGAAGCTACTTCGCTATTTTTCGATTGTACTCGCCATTGTTGTTCTTCCATTGCTCGCTCGCGCTCAGTTCACAGGCTGGGATCCACCGGAGCAATCCCGCACTCACGCGACGGATATTTCGCACATCGAAATGCATATTTCGTTCGATGAGCCGGCAAAGAAGGTAATGGGCACTGTGTTGCACACACTTACAATACTTCCGCAGCGCGGACCGGTGGACACGATCGTCTTCGATGAAAATGGACTAAACATCGAGAAGGTGTGGCTGCAAGAAGGCAAGAGCAAGCAGACTGCGGTTCGCTTCGATACTGCGGATAATAAGCTGACGATGCGGTTTGGTCATGCGATGCCGATCGGCCAGCCGATCACGATCGGCATTCAATACTCCGGTATGCCGAAGAAGGGAATGTATTTCATGGCACCGGATACATTTTACACACAACGTCCCGAGCAAATTTGGACACAAGGCGAAGGCGAGGATAATCGCTATTGGCTCCCGACATACGACTATCCCAATGATAAGACCACGACCGAAATGTACGTTACGGTCCGCTCGGACCAAAAAGCGCTTTCAAACGGTCATCTCGTCGGCAAGGATAAGAATAAAGATGGTTCAGTTACCTGGCACTGGAAAGAAGATAAACCATACTCGACTTACCTCATCATGCTTGGTATCGGCCATTATGAAGTCCCGACCGACATGTGGCGCGGCAAGGAAGTGCAATACTGGGTCTACCCGGGTTGGTCCAGCGAGGCGCATCGAATCTTCGGACTTACTCCAAGAATGCTCGAGTTCTTTTCAAGCAAGACCGGCTTTGAGTACGCCTGGGAAAAATACGCGCAGATTGCCATCGCCGATTTTACTTACGGCGGAATGGAGAACGTCTCGGCCACGACGCTGAACGATTACGTCATGTTCGATAAGCGGTCTGGAATCGATTTCAGCTCCGAAGGCCTCATCGCCCACGAGCTTGCACATCAGTGGTTTGGCGATGTCGTCACCTGCCGCGGCTGGCTTCATATGTGGCTCAATGAATCATTTGCGACATACTTTGAAGGAATGTTCCGCCAATACCAGGATGGGCAGGACGAATTCGAAGAGGAAATGCAGGGTGCTGCAAATGCCGGGATCGGCGCCGAGACCAGTATGGGGAAGAGGCCCATTGTGGCGACAAACGCGTACTCCGTAAACACGTATCCGCGCGGTGCCGCGACGCTCAATATGTTGCGTCATATTCTTGGTGATACTGCATGGTGGGCATCCATTCACCACTATCTCATGGTTCATCAGTTTCAACCTGTCGAGACCCAGGACTTGATGCGATCGATCGAAGAGGCCACCGGACAGAACATGAAATGGTTCTTCGACGAGTGGGTCTTCAAGAGCGGACATCCCATCTTTGATGTGGCATACACCTACGACGATGTTGCGCACCAAGTGCATATGAATGTCGCGCAGACGCAAGCCCACGATTCTCTGACGGGAATATTCAAGACTCCGATCGATATTGAATTTACGATGCCAGATGGTACCGTTAGGCAAGAGACAGTCCGGATGCAGGATTCAGCGCAAACCTATACCTTCTCCGTGCCCCAAAAGCCCGTCATGGTGATATTCGATAAGGGCAACACCATCATCAAAGAGTTACGCTTTCATAAAACTGCTGATGAGTGGGTCTATCAGCTAACTCACGCCAGATGGGCGATCGAGCGTTCACAGGCTGCGCTCAATCTGACACCTGAGAATGTCGGGTATTCCGCTGCCGCGTTCGAGGCGCTACGTCAAACGACAGTGTCCGATACCTTCTGGGCCGTTCGCCAGCATGCGCTCGCTTCGCTCGCGAGATTTGCGGATTCCGCACATGACATCGCTCCGATCTTGATGGAGATTGCAACGGAGGACCACCGCTCCGATTTGCGCGCACAGGCCGCGATGCTGATTCCATCGCATGCGCCACAACAGATGGGCGAGCCAGTCCTCATGGGTTTGATCGAGCATGACTCCAGCTATAGTGTCGTAGGCAGTGCATTAAATGCTCTCTGGCTTTACGATCATTCCAAAGCGTATGGTTACGCGTTGAACTTCTTAAAGATTAACTCGCCGCGCGATCGCATACGGCAATCTGCAATAAGCGTACTTGAAGCAACGAAGACTCCGGAATCCCTTAATGAGTTGATCCTACTCATCAATCAGCACGACATGCCGAAGTGGACGCGGACGAACCTCATCGGTGCGATCAGCGGCATGGTCTCCGTTGATTCAGGACTTGTGTATCGCTCGCTGTGGAATTTGACAAACAACGGTGACAACGGTATCCGCGGCACCGCGATCAACAAATTGGCGGATATGGGCAATATGATGACGCTGCACGAGTTGGAATCCCAAGGCATGACTCGCCCGGAGATGAAAGCAACCTACGATGCAGCGCTCACGAAAATGCGGAAGCGTCTTGGTGAGAGCCAATAA
- the lptB gene encoding LPS export ABC transporter ATP-binding protein: MQELRSEHLKKIYGKRTVVRDSSVYVVPGEIVGLLGPNGAGKTTTFYMITGLIKPNEGRVLLNGEDITALPMYARARKGIGYLPQEASVFRKMSVEENLLAVLELMPLSRKERQSRCEELLEELNIANIRKSPGYALSGGERRRCEIARSLATNPGYILLDEPFAGIDPITVEEIMQIVIRLKGRGIGVLITDHNVHETLSITDRAYILIDGTIYRAGSADELAEDEEIRRLYLGETFKLERYRDRVDSQ, encoded by the coding sequence ATGCAAGAATTACGCTCCGAGCACCTCAAGAAGATTTACGGCAAGCGGACGGTCGTCCGGGATTCCAGTGTCTACGTCGTCCCCGGCGAAATCGTCGGGTTGCTCGGCCCAAATGGTGCTGGCAAGACCACGACGTTCTACATGATCACCGGCCTCATCAAGCCGAATGAAGGCCGCGTGCTGCTGAACGGCGAGGACATCACTGCCCTGCCGATGTATGCCCGTGCGCGCAAAGGCATTGGCTATTTGCCACAGGAGGCATCGGTGTTCCGCAAGATGTCGGTCGAAGAGAATCTGCTCGCAGTGCTTGAACTCATGCCGCTATCGAGGAAAGAGCGCCAATCGCGGTGCGAGGAATTGCTGGAGGAGTTGAACATCGCGAATATTCGTAAATCGCCGGGCTATGCACTTTCCGGCGGCGAGCGGCGCCGATGTGAGATCGCTCGGTCGCTCGCGACCAACCCAGGTTATATCCTGCTCGATGAGCCATTCGCCGGAATCGACCCGATCACGGTCGAAGAGATCATGCAGATCGTCATTCGGCTCAAAGGCCGTGGCATCGGTGTGCTCATCACGGATCACAACGTGCATGAGACGCTCTCGATCACCGATCGCGCGTACATCCTGATTGATGGTACCATCTATCGCGCCGGAAGCGCCGATGAACTGGCTGAGGATGAGGAGATTCGGCGGCTGTATCTCGGCGAAACGTTTAAGTTGGAGCGATACCGGGATCGAGTTGATAGTCAGTAG
- a CDS encoding putative phage abortive infection protein: MFNKTRRIKDHRTSTIEKWGPYEWFAIVAIFSGLAVLLLFLGIVAFTGRGPIWNYDGPETGAIGEFIGGIVGSLWSFAGVLLIYSTLKIQRRGMKQVRLQMKRDRRRNEKEDFERTFFNLCTHLRALKANLRVRGLRFDASVMSGMSQTSYEGAEVLKYLEEMLRQFVVENPNHPLDDQLTEFFDKTDFAAHYYRSVYHILKFIKLSAPADNIHPPKFYADILQAELSSSELFLICYNSWLPRFSKLKVLRIEFDFIQNLRYDCLISDDHRALRRKEEAHES, encoded by the coding sequence ATGTTTAACAAGACTAGACGGATCAAGGATCATAGAACTTCCACTATTGAGAAGTGGGGGCCTTATGAGTGGTTCGCAATTGTCGCGATCTTTTCAGGGCTCGCAGTGCTATTGCTTTTTCTCGGCATTGTCGCATTTACAGGCCGCGGGCCTATTTGGAATTATGATGGGCCTGAGACCGGGGCCATAGGCGAGTTCATTGGCGGTATTGTTGGCTCGCTCTGGTCGTTTGCCGGTGTACTACTCATCTACAGCACCCTGAAAATTCAGAGACGAGGAATGAAACAGGTGCGATTACAAATGAAACGAGATCGGAGACGCAATGAGAAGGAGGACTTTGAGAGAACGTTCTTCAATCTATGTACCCACCTTCGTGCGTTGAAGGCGAATTTACGTGTGCGCGGCTTGCGCTTCGATGCGAGTGTAATGAGCGGGATGAGCCAAACCTCCTATGAGGGAGCAGAGGTATTGAAGTACCTCGAAGAGATGTTAAGACAATTCGTGGTTGAGAATCCAAATCATCCGCTGGATGACCAGTTGACTGAATTCTTTGATAAGACTGATTTTGCAGCACATTACTATCGGTCGGTTTATCACATTTTGAAATTCATCAAACTCAGCGCGCCAGCCGACAATATTCATCCTCCGAAGTTTTATGCCGACATTCTTCAGGCTGAGTTATCATCTTCCGAACTATTCCTGATATGCTATAACTCATGGCTTCCGAGATTTTCAAAGCTTAAGGTTCTAAGAATAGAATTTGATTTCATCCAGAATCTGCGATACGATTGCCTTATTAGCGACGATCATAGAGCTTTAAGAAGAAAGGAAGAAGCCCATGAGAGCTAA
- a CDS encoding multifunctional oxoglutarate decarboxylase/oxoglutarate dehydrogenase thiamine pyrophosphate-binding subunit/dihydrolipoyllysine-residue succinyltransferase subunit: MDSIESIGMQNNNKNISARIAQDFGANASYVETLLDRYQSNPSFVDESWSSYFEELIGGASSNGKTPTQTVEPISPAGPISPMAAPATLTGGAELLRGGAKKLVENMEQSLTVPTATSVRLVPVKVLEENRRVINDYRVLRGLSKVSYTHIIAWAIIRAMDGFAQMNDALKLSAEGPARIKRADINLGVAVDVQRQDGSRTLLVPNVKRASTLTFSEFLRAYDDVVTRARTGKLEIADFEGTTISITNPGTLGTVGSVPRLMSGQSMIIATGAIEYPAEYQAMTPEALTLLGVSKVVQISNTYDHRLIQGAESGAMLARIHELLLGKDQFYARIFGDIEIPVRPFHWGIDTNPALLSSQARERLQLRKQAGVLEMINAYRVRGHLIADLDPLHAVKVSYNPELDIETYGLTIWDLDREFDAGTLSGLGIATLRTIIDALRQAYCGTVGVEYRHIQSREEKLWIQQRVESAAQPVEPEVRKQILWKLISAEQFERFLHTNYLGQKRFSVEGCETLIPLLDQLIEQAAGDGVEEIVFGSSHRGRLNVIANVIGHYCERIFTSFEGSVHPNFPADEGDVKYHQGATGERQTQSRTVKLTLANNPSHLEAVDPVVEGMVRAKQDALRGNDELGMMNDERKASSAFNIQTLSWEKILPVLIHGDAAFAGQGIVMETLNLAQLSGYGVGGTIHIVVNNQIGFTTNPAEGRSTVYSTDIARMTQSPIFHINGDDPDAAYRTLLLALEYRRTYHKDIVLDVIGFRRLGHNESDEPSYTQPLMYSRVKAHPGVRTIYAQRLVKERVVTEQEVKDLVAERIRRYNEALQRAKVVVAGLRKTESLPETTPERDGSVSIATGMDRAILDEITQQISIVPQAFHLNPKMVSQLARRAKMGAGESNADWAFGEALAFGSLVLEGTHVRLSGQDSGRGTFSQRHAAMYDIESGEKWIPLAHLNGAKALFEVYDSSLSEEGVLGFEYGYSVIAENDLVIWEAQFGDFANGAQTIIDQFIAAAEEKWKQKSRLVMLLPHGYEGQGPEHSSARLERFLQLCAENNLQVANPTNPAQYFHLLRRQATQVERIPLIVMTPKSLLRLPAAGSTIDDFTTGGFLPVIDDAGLKDHTEVKRVVVCSGKVYYDLLEARGDNETVALVRLEQLYPIPGEALQRIVEDYPNAREIVWCQEEPKNMGAWTFIRPRLEGLFPNLAVRYVGRDASASPATGYFAVHELEQKATVSQALHLM; this comes from the coding sequence ATGGATTCTATAGAATCTATCGGAATGCAAAACAACAACAAAAACATCTCAGCCAGGATCGCACAGGATTTTGGCGCAAACGCCAGCTACGTCGAAACACTTCTCGATCGCTATCAATCCAATCCGTCATTTGTCGATGAAAGCTGGAGCAGCTATTTCGAAGAACTGATTGGCGGGGCGAGTTCAAACGGAAAAACTCCTACTCAGACAGTTGAACCCATCAGTCCTGCCGGTCCGATCAGTCCCATGGCTGCCCCCGCCACACTCACAGGCGGTGCTGAACTGCTTCGCGGCGGCGCGAAAAAACTCGTCGAGAATATGGAGCAGAGTCTTACCGTGCCGACGGCAACATCCGTTCGGTTGGTTCCGGTAAAGGTGCTCGAGGAAAATCGACGCGTCATCAATGATTACAGAGTGCTACGAGGTTTATCCAAAGTCTCTTACACACATATTATTGCATGGGCGATCATCCGAGCGATGGACGGGTTTGCGCAGATGAACGATGCTTTGAAGCTTTCCGCAGAGGGACCTGCAAGAATCAAACGAGCAGACATAAACTTAGGAGTTGCTGTTGATGTCCAGCGGCAGGATGGAAGCCGAACGTTGCTGGTGCCAAACGTCAAGCGTGCGAGCACGCTCACATTCTCGGAATTTCTTCGGGCCTATGATGATGTAGTCACACGAGCTCGAACTGGCAAGCTTGAAATTGCGGACTTCGAAGGCACCACGATCTCTATAACGAATCCCGGCACGCTTGGGACCGTTGGCTCCGTGCCGCGACTCATGTCCGGGCAGTCGATGATTATCGCGACAGGTGCGATTGAATATCCTGCTGAGTATCAGGCGATGACGCCCGAAGCGTTGACGCTTCTGGGCGTGAGTAAGGTCGTCCAAATCTCTAATACCTACGATCACCGTCTCATTCAGGGTGCGGAATCCGGCGCAATGCTGGCACGCATCCATGAGCTATTACTTGGTAAGGACCAGTTCTATGCTCGAATATTTGGGGACATAGAAATTCCGGTACGACCTTTCCACTGGGGGATCGACACAAACCCTGCGCTCCTCTCCTCGCAGGCACGAGAGCGGCTCCAATTGCGCAAGCAGGCCGGCGTACTCGAAATGATTAATGCCTACCGCGTGCGTGGACATCTCATCGCCGATCTGGATCCGCTCCATGCGGTGAAGGTCAGTTATAATCCTGAACTCGACATCGAGACATATGGTCTGACAATCTGGGATCTGGACCGCGAATTCGATGCCGGTACTTTATCTGGACTCGGCATTGCGACGCTGCGAACAATCATCGATGCACTCCGGCAGGCCTATTGCGGAACGGTCGGCGTGGAATACCGGCACATCCAGAGCCGGGAAGAGAAGCTATGGATCCAGCAGCGCGTGGAGAGCGCCGCACAGCCAGTCGAGCCAGAGGTTCGCAAGCAGATTCTTTGGAAGCTAATTTCCGCCGAGCAGTTCGAGCGGTTCCTACACACCAATTATCTCGGCCAAAAGCGATTCTCTGTCGAAGGCTGCGAAACGCTGATTCCATTACTCGATCAACTGATCGAGCAAGCCGCCGGCGATGGTGTTGAAGAAATTGTCTTCGGGTCGTCGCACCGTGGCCGGTTAAACGTGATCGCGAATGTGATTGGCCATTATTGCGAGCGCATTTTCACATCCTTCGAAGGCTCGGTCCATCCAAATTTTCCTGCGGATGAAGGCGATGTAAAATATCATCAGGGCGCGACTGGCGAACGCCAGACTCAGTCGCGAACGGTCAAACTCACGCTCGCAAATAATCCGAGCCATCTCGAGGCCGTCGATCCCGTCGTTGAAGGAATGGTCCGTGCCAAGCAGGACGCGCTCCGGGGGAATGATGAGTTAGGGATGATGAATGATGAAAGAAAGGCATCCTCAGCATTCAACATTCAAACGTTGAGTTGGGAGAAGATTCTTCCGGTGCTGATACATGGCGATGCCGCCTTTGCCGGTCAAGGCATCGTTATGGAAACGCTCAATCTCGCACAGCTATCTGGTTACGGCGTCGGTGGGACGATTCATATTGTCGTCAATAATCAGATTGGCTTTACGACGAATCCTGCCGAAGGCCGATCAACGGTCTATTCGACAGATATTGCGCGAATGACCCAATCGCCGATTTTCCATATCAACGGTGACGATCCCGATGCGGCCTATCGCACCCTGTTGCTTGCACTCGAGTATCGCCGGACCTATCACAAGGATATTGTCCTCGATGTCATCGGCTTTCGTCGTCTGGGACATAACGAATCAGACGAGCCGAGCTATACGCAGCCTCTCATGTACTCGCGTGTTAAAGCTCACCCGGGTGTCCGCACGATTTATGCACAGCGGCTCGTGAAGGAGAGAGTCGTCACCGAGCAAGAAGTCAAGGACTTGGTCGCAGAGCGGATCCGTCGCTATAATGAGGCGTTACAGCGCGCGAAAGTTGTTGTTGCCGGGTTGAGGAAGACTGAATCGCTTCCCGAAACGACACCGGAGCGAGACGGCTCGGTTAGTATCGCCACCGGTATGGATCGAGCGATACTCGATGAGATCACCCAACAGATTTCGATCGTACCACAGGCATTCCACTTGAACCCGAAGATGGTGAGCCAACTTGCCAGGCGAGCCAAGATGGGTGCGGGAGAATCGAATGCCGATTGGGCTTTTGGCGAAGCGCTCGCCTTTGGCTCGCTCGTCCTCGAAGGCACGCACGTCCGCTTGAGCGGACAAGACTCCGGTCGTGGCACCTTTAGCCAGCGCCACGCCGCGATGTATGACATTGAATCCGGCGAGAAGTGGATTCCGCTCGCACATTTGAATGGCGCGAAGGCTTTGTTCGAGGTGTACGACAGCTCTCTTTCTGAAGAGGGCGTGCTTGGCTTCGAGTATGGATATTCGGTTATTGCCGAAAATGATCTCGTAATCTGGGAAGCCCAGTTTGGCGATTTCGCTAATGGCGCGCAGACGATTATCGATCAGTTTATCGCCGCGGCAGAGGAAAAATGGAAGCAGAAGTCTAGGCTGGTCATGTTGCTGCCGCATGGATATGAAGGGCAAGGCCCGGAGCATTCGAGTGCACGACTCGAACGCTTCCTGCAACTCTGCGCGGAGAATAATCTTCAGGTTGCGAATCCGACAAACCCGGCGCAGTATTTTCACCTACTCCGTCGTCAGGCAACTCAAGTGGAGCGAATTCCGCTGATCGTTATGACCCCGAAGAGTTTACTTCGTCTGCCAGCCGCGGGATCGACGATTGATGATTTTACAACTGGCGGTTTCCTTCCGGTGATTGACGATGCGGGCCTGAAAGACCACACGGAGGTAAAGCGAGTCGTTGTATGTAGCGGCAAAGTCTACTACGATTTGCTCGAGGCTCGCGGAGATAACGAAACGGTTGCGCTCGTGCGACTCGAACAACTATATCCCATCCCGGGTGAGGCGCTTCAACGGATCGTCGAGGACTATCCAAATGCGCGTGAGATCGTATGGTGCCAGGAAGAGCCGAAGAATATGGGAGCCTGGACATTCATCCGCCCACGACTTGAAGGGCTATTTCCAAATCTAGCGGTTCGGTACGTCGGTCGCGACGCGAGTGCCAGTCCGGCAACCGGCTATTTTGCGGTACATGAATTGGAGCAGAAGGCGACCGTAAGTCAGGCGCTCCATCTAATGTGA
- a CDS encoding DUF3108 domain-containing protein: protein MALIVLALAASVATVAAIEAPDQSAVADQQFRSWPNNAFTVGERLSFDISYGFITAGHAVMSIPAYRYVNGRKTYETRIEASSTSGFDWVFKVRDRYETFMDVDGIFPWRFEQHVREGNYSKDYDAFFDPVSETAETSDGNHYKIPKYVHDIVSAFYYVRTLDLTHSRRGDVIHLQNFYDGQTHPLDVRILGHQKVETDAGTFECAVVEPMVVQGGLFKSEGSIKIWLTDDDNHLPVKMTSKVIIGEITATLTKYEGARGPVTAKTE, encoded by the coding sequence GTGGCACTGATTGTCCTCGCTCTCGCGGCGAGTGTCGCAACGGTTGCCGCTATCGAGGCGCCCGACCAATCCGCCGTTGCGGATCAGCAATTCCGCTCCTGGCCCAATAATGCATTTACCGTTGGGGAGCGGCTTAGCTTCGATATTTCGTATGGGTTTATTACCGCCGGTCATGCCGTGATGTCTATTCCGGCGTACCGGTATGTCAATGGTCGCAAGACCTATGAGACTCGGATTGAAGCAAGTTCCACCTCGGGATTCGATTGGGTCTTCAAGGTTCGGGACCGTTACGAGACGTTCATGGATGTCGATGGGATCTTTCCCTGGCGTTTCGAGCAGCATGTTCGCGAAGGAAATTACTCCAAGGACTATGACGCGTTTTTCGATCCGGTATCCGAAACGGCGGAGACCAGCGATGGAAATCATTACAAGATTCCGAAGTACGTGCATGATATTGTCAGTGCATTCTATTATGTGCGGACGCTCGATCTGACACACTCACGAAGGGGTGATGTGATCCATCTTCAAAATTTCTATGATGGACAGACGCATCCTCTGGATGTTCGTATTCTCGGCCACCAAAAAGTTGAAACCGATGCGGGCACATTCGAATGCGCGGTTGTCGAGCCGATGGTCGTCCAGGGCGGGCTGTTCAAAAGCGAAGGATCGATCAAGATTTGGCTGACCGACGATGACAATCATCTGCCGGTCAAAATGACCTCCAAAGTCATCATCGGTGAGATTACTGCCACGCTCACAAAGTATGAAGGTGCTCGCGGTCCCGTGACGGCGAAGACGGAATAA
- a CDS encoding glycosyltransferase family 9 protein — translation MKVLIVRTDRLGDLVLTLPMASELKRANPNVSVSFLVHNYTRPIAERCPAIDKVISFEATNSLWQNIRLFRASGCEVAVFPSPRWPLVLAAFLARIPVRIGTGYRWYSPLFNRRIRAHRRLGGLHEAVHNLRMLRSIGIEADPQALPQVELRDEEHSVAREWLYATLPNAADKFAVLHISTAGSSKDWSLEHFVELANTMRSEFGLEIVLTGTEGDRELLERAKNEIGAGVHLFVGKSLPELAALLTKASIVISNSTGPGHLAAAVGTPSVGLFPLPPALARERWGFRGTRAFNLAPEPISGCPNCKVCTCMERILVRDVMEIIRSILS, via the coding sequence TTGAAAGTTCTCATCGTTCGTACCGACCGCTTGGGCGATCTCGTCCTGACGCTGCCTATGGCGTCTGAACTCAAGCGAGCGAATCCCAACGTCTCCGTCTCCTTCCTCGTCCACAACTACACCCGACCCATAGCCGAGCGGTGCCCGGCGATCGACAAAGTGATTTCGTTCGAAGCTACAAATAGCCTGTGGCAAAATATCAGACTCTTTCGCGCCAGTGGTTGCGAGGTCGCAGTGTTTCCGAGTCCTCGATGGCCATTAGTCCTTGCGGCCTTTCTCGCCCGAATTCCAGTCCGGATTGGCACAGGCTATCGTTGGTATTCTCCACTTTTCAATCGGCGCATTCGAGCGCATCGGCGCCTAGGCGGCCTCCATGAGGCAGTGCACAACCTGCGAATGCTTCGATCGATCGGTATCGAAGCTGATCCGCAGGCACTCCCTCAAGTTGAACTCCGCGATGAAGAACATTCAGTGGCACGCGAGTGGCTCTATGCCACACTGCCAAATGCTGCCGACAAATTTGCGGTGCTTCACATCTCGACAGCCGGTTCGAGTAAGGACTGGTCGCTGGAGCATTTTGTTGAGCTTGCGAACACGATGCGCTCCGAATTTGGATTGGAGATCGTGCTTACTGGCACAGAGGGCGACCGGGAGTTGCTGGAGCGCGCAAAGAATGAAATTGGCGCTGGCGTCCATTTATTCGTCGGCAAATCTCTTCCGGAGCTTGCAGCATTGCTGACCAAGGCATCGATTGTGATTTCGAACAGCACCGGCCCAGGTCATTTGGCTGCCGCTGTTGGCACGCCCAGCGTCGGGCTTTTTCCGTTGCCTCCTGCGTTAGCACGCGAGCGATGGGGATTTCGCGGGACGCGTGCATTCAATCTTGCGCCGGAGCCGATCTCTGGATGCCCGAACTGCAAAGTATGTACCTGCATGGAACGAATTCTTGTGCGTGACGTAATGGAGATCATACGCAGCATCCTTAGCTGA
- a CDS encoding ribose-phosphate pyrophosphokinase — protein MSHPKIVSGRSNPKFAEAVAAALNVPMASVRIKNFSDGEMWVKYDENIRGEDLFIIQSTNPPAENLLELLMLIDAARRASAKRITAVIPYFGYARQDRKDQPRVAITSKLIANLIAKAGADRVISMDLHAPQLQGFFDIPVDHLYASNTFVKHFKEQKIKKMIIASPDVGGTKMARAYAKRFNTDLIVIDKRRPAPNVAEVMNIIGDPKGKNVIMVDDLIDTAGTFTNAAVALKKAGANRIFGACTHAVLSGEAIKRIEDSPLESLIVADTIPLLHHSPKIRVQSVAKVFAEAIKRTHEDKSISSLFDT, from the coding sequence GTGTCTCACCCAAAGATCGTTTCCGGCCGTAGCAATCCGAAATTCGCGGAAGCGGTTGCTGCGGCGCTCAACGTGCCGATGGCTTCCGTTCGCATCAAGAATTTCTCGGATGGAGAGATGTGGGTCAAGTACGACGAGAACATCCGCGGCGAGGACCTCTTTATCATCCAGTCCACTAACCCACCGGCGGAGAATCTCCTCGAGTTACTCATGCTGATTGACGCCGCTCGGCGCGCCAGCGCCAAACGCATCACGGCTGTCATCCCCTACTTCGGCTATGCGCGGCAAGATCGCAAGGACCAGCCCCGCGTTGCCATCACGAGCAAACTCATTGCAAACCTGATTGCCAAGGCCGGCGCCGACCGCGTGATTTCGATGGATTTGCATGCGCCGCAGTTACAAGGCTTCTTCGATATTCCGGTCGATCACTTATACGCCTCGAACACCTTCGTCAAGCACTTCAAGGAGCAGAAGATCAAGAAGATGATCATTGCTTCGCCGGATGTCGGTGGCACCAAGATGGCCCGCGCGTATGCCAAGCGATTCAATACCGATCTTATCGTAATCGATAAGCGCCGTCCCGCGCCGAACGTGGCCGAGGTGATGAACATCATCGGCGATCCCAAAGGCAAGAACGTGATTATGGTAGACGATCTCATCGACACCGCCGGCACGTTCACCAACGCCGCCGTGGCACTGAAGAAGGCCGGAGCCAACCGAATCTTTGGCGCGTGCACGCATGCCGTCCTTAGCGGCGAGGCCATCAAGCGGATCGAAGATTCGCCGCTCGAGTCGCTCATCGTTGCGGACACAATCCCGCTGCTCCATCACTCGCCCAAGATTCGAGTCCAGTCCGTGGCCAAGGTCTTCGCCGAAGCCATCAAACGGACGCATGAGGATAAGTCGATTTCCTCGCTGTTCGATACGTAA